One window from the genome of Salvia splendens isolate huo1 chromosome 9, SspV2, whole genome shotgun sequence encodes:
- the LOC121747316 gene encoding uncharacterized protein LOC121747316: MLGAQNIFPSSTIVIVNPKIDRHCTNKPGSVIRIRSRAVTVNDAITSDPKLTWQIVVGAIAGVAPFVVAGVEFSKRIVEQRNCKVCRGSGLVLRDNKYYFRCPACGGFLPWQSWKRFFIG, from the exons ATGTTGGGTGCTCAAAACATTTTCCCAAGTTCGACCATCGTGATCGTCAATCCCAAGATCGACCGTCATTGCACAAACAAACCGGGCAGCGTTATCCGAATCCGATCAAGGGCTGTGACCGTGAACGATGCCATCACTTCCGACCCCAAGCTAACATGGCAAATTGTGGTTGGAGCTATAG CGGGTGTTGCTCCATTTGTGGTGGCCGGGGTTGAGTTCAGCAAGAGAATTGTGGAACAGAGAAATTGCAAGGTGTGTAGAGGCTCTGGCCTTGTATTGAGGGACAATAAGTATTATTTTCGATGCCCTGCTTGCG GTGGATTTCTGCCATGGCAATCCTGGAAGAGATTCTTTATTGGTTAA
- the LOC121747342 gene encoding uncharacterized protein LOC121747342 — MLLQVHHCIHLRKSFAWIPRTPQSEPIYALVAYSLLTIQDKRSSFKRERRKEKGPNLISNQSFKINLKCFYKSTIAFTFERASRGYLARLNRSPSMPWLLTRCLLYRTKDQVLRERGERKKVQI; from the exons ATGCTTCTACAAGTCCACCATTGCATTCaccttcgaaagagcttcgcgtggatacctcgcacgcctcaatcggagcccaTCTATGCCTTGGTTGCTTACTCGTTGCTTACTATACAG GACAAAAGATCAAGTtttaagagagagaggagaaaggaaaaaggtcCAAATCTGATCAGTAATCAATCCTTCAAGATTAATTTAAAATGCTTCTACAAGTCCACCATTGCATTCaccttcgaaagagcttcgcgtggatacctcgcacgcctcaatcggagcccaTCTATGCCTTGGTTGCTTACTCGTTGCTTACTATACAG GACAAAAGATCAAGTtttaagagagagaggagaaaggaaaaaggtcCAAATCTGA